In a genomic window of Oncorhynchus kisutch isolate 150728-3 linkage group LG9, Okis_V2, whole genome shotgun sequence:
- the LOC109886767 gene encoding NADH-cytochrome b5 reductase 3-like, producing MLSYIIGLIRSSIDNIINLILSLFLSKKKPAITLEDPNIKYALRLIDKEIISHDTRKFRFALREKDQVLGLPIGQHIYLSAKPDGVLVVRPYTPVSSDDDVGFVDLVVKIYYKNVNPKFPEGGKMSQYLESLRIGDTIDFRGPSGLLVYQGNGAFAIKAEKKAEPVIKTAKQVGMIAGGTGITPMLQLITAIMKDPQDQTVCHLLFANQTEKDILLRPELEEIAANHPTRFKLWFTLDRAPEEWEYSQGFISEDMVRDHLPPPGDDTLILLCGPPPMIQFACNPNLDKVGHASSRRFTF from the exons ATGCTGTCTTACATCATTGGG ctcATTCGGAGCAGTATTGACAACATTATCAACCTCATCCTGAGCCTCTTCCTCTCAAAGAAGAAACCTGCCATCACCCTAGAGGACCCCAACATCAAATATGCATTAAGGCTGATAGATAAAGAG ATCATCAGTCATGACACAAGGAAATTCCGTTTTGCCCTGCGGGAAAAGGATCAAGTCCTTGGGCTACCCATTG GGCAACACATATACCTGTCAGCCAAACCGGATGGAGTCCTGGTGGTCAGACCGTACACACCTGTGTCTAGTGATGACGACGTAGGCTTCGTAGACCTGGTAGTGAAG ATTTACTACAAGAACGTTAATCCAAAGTTTCCTGAAGGTGGGAAGATGAGTCAGTACTTGGAGAGCCTCCGGATTGGCGACACTATTGATTTCAGAGGGCCCAGCGGCCTGCTGGTCTACCAAGGAAACG GGGCTTTTGCCATCAAGGCAGAAAAAAAGGCGGAGCCTGTAATCAAAACTGCCAAGCAAGTGGGCATGATCGCAGGAGGGACTG GAATCACTCCCATGCTGCAGCTCATCACAGCTATAATGAAGGATCCCCAGGACCAGACAGTGTGTCATCTGCTCTTCGCCAACCAG ACTGAGAAAGACATCTTGCTTCGACCGGAGTTGGAGGAGATCGCAGCTAATCACCCAACCCGGTTCAAGCTATGGTTCACCCTGGACAGGGCTCCTGAGG AGTGGGAGTACAGCCAAGGCTTCATCAGTGAAGACATGGTGAGGGACCACCTTCCACCCCCTGGAGACGACACTCTCATCCTCCTGTGCGGACCGCCTCCCATGATCCAGTTTGCCTGTAACCCCAACCTGGACAAAGTGGGCCACGCCAGCAGCCGGAGGTTCACCTTTTAG